Proteins encoded within one genomic window of Festucalex cinctus isolate MCC-2025b chromosome 18, RoL_Fcin_1.0, whole genome shotgun sequence:
- the h2ax gene encoding histone H2AX: MSGRGKTGKARAKARTRSNRAGLQFPVGRVHRLLRKGNYAERVGAGAPVYLAAVLEYLTAEILELAGNAARDNKKTRIIPRHLQLAVRNDEELNKLLGGVTIAQGGVLPNIQAVLLPKKTGQSAPSSGKAGKKASSQSQEY; encoded by the coding sequence ATGTCTGGAAGAGGTAAAACCGGCAAGGCCCGTGCAAAGGCCAGGACCCGCAGCAACCGGGCAGGTCTCCAGTTCCCGGTCGGTCGAGTCCACCGTCTTCTCCGTAAAGGTAATTATGCAGAGCGTGTTGGTGCCGGAGCTCCAGTCTACCTAGCCGCTGTGCTGGAATATCTCACCGCTGAGATCCTCGAGCTGGCTGGTAACGCCGCCCGGGACAACAAGAAGACACGAATCATCCCTCGCCATCTCCAGCTGGCGGTGCGTAACGATGAAGAACTGAACAAACTTCTCGGCGGCGTCACCATCGCCCAGGGCGGTGTCCTGCCCAACATCCAGGCCGTCCTGCTGCCGAAGAAGACCGGGCAGTCTGCTCCGAGCTCCGGCAAGGCTGGAAAGAAGGCTTCCTCGCAGTCTCAAGAGTATTAA